One stretch of Armigeres subalbatus isolate Guangzhou_Male chromosome 2, GZ_Asu_2, whole genome shotgun sequence DNA includes these proteins:
- the LOC134211697 gene encoding threonylcarbamoyladenosine tRNA methylthiotransferase: MAACTEIIDDIEDLIQSQDITPKERYANKSNVTVRARRIKKAIEAKEKDAASFPEKHVLESVIPGTQSIYLKTWGCAHNNSDSEYMAGQLASYGYNITTDRSNADLWLLNSCTVKNPSEDTFRNEIQAAGKMGKHVVLAGCVPQAAPKSDYMQGFSIVGVHQIDRVTEVVEETLKGYSVRLLQAKKVNGKKVAGPQLALPKVRKNPLIEIIPINSGCLNACTYCKTKFARADLVSYPVEEIVQRAAHVFTDGVCEIWLTSEDTGTYGRDIGTSLPELLWQLIDVIPDGCMLRLGMTNPPYILEHLEEMAKILAHPKVYGFLHVPVQSGSDAVLAEMKREYCRSDFEQIADFLMQKVPGITIATDIICGFPTETEEDFEHTMTLCDKYKFPSLFINQFYPRPGTPAAKMQRIPADQVKVRTKRLTDLFYSYEPYVGKYVPGDRQKVLVTEISHDKKHYVGHNKCYEQVLLPMDKNLLGKLVEVEIVGITKFSMHAKVVQEEKDWIKCTTLENKGQALEVDGNAIKIVNKDEQKTNSYTVVLLFAFVSCAIALVCRYIMISL, encoded by the exons ATGGCAGCATGCACGGAAATAATTGACGATATTGAAGATCTTATCCAATCGCAAGATATTACCCCAAAGGAAAGATACGCCAACAAGAGCAATGTTACCGTTCGAGCAAGGAGGATCAAGAAAGCTATTGAAGCTAAAGAAAAGGATGCAGCATCATTTCCGGAGAAACACGTACTGGAGAGTGTTATTCCAGGAACTCAATCAATTTACCTCAAAACATGGGGATGCGCTCACAACAATTCCGATAGTGAATACATGGCCGGTCAGCTTGCATCGTATGGGTACAACATAACCACAGATAGATCAAATGCGGATTTGTGGCTGCTTAATAGTTGCACAGTGAAGAACCCATCAGAAGATACTTTCCGTAACGAAATTCAAGCGGCTGGTAAAATGGGAAAGCATGTCGTGTTGGCCGGATGTGTCCCTCAAGCCGCTCCCAAATCGGACTATATGCAAGGTTTCAGCATTGTTGGGGTGCATCAAATTGACCGGGTAACGGAAGTGGTCGAAGAAACTTTGAAAGGATATTCGGTTCGACTGCTCCAGGCGAAGAAAGTCAATGGGAAAAAAGTGGCCGGTCCCCAACTGGCATTACCAAAAGTGAGAAAAAATCCCCTGATTGAGATAATACCGATTAATTCGGGCTGTTTAAATGCTTGCACATACTGTAAAACTAAGTTCGCTAGGGCAGATCTGGTTAGTTATCCGGTAGAGGAGATCGTGCAAAGAGCTGCTCACGTATTTACTGATGGCGTTTGCGAAATTTGGCTGACTTCCGAAGATACAG GAACATATGGTCGAGACATTGGAACATCACTCCCGGAGCTCCTGTGGCAACTCATCGATGTCATTCCTGACGGATGTATGCTGCGTTTGGGCATGACAAATCCACCGTACATACTGGAACATCTGGAagaaatggccaaaatacttgcACATCCCAAAGTGTATGGCTTTCTCCATGTGCCTGTTCAGAGCGGCTCGGATGCTGTACTAGCGGAAATGAAGCGCGAATATTGCCGGTCCGATTTCGAACAAATAGCTGATTTTTTAATGCAAAAAGTGCCTGGTATAACAATTGCTACGGATATAATTTGTGGCTTTCCGACGGAGACGGAAGAAGATTTTGAACATACGATGACACTGTGTGATAAATACAAATTCCCCAGTTTGTTCATCAATCAGTTCTATCCAAGGCCTGGAACACCGGCTGCAAAAATGCAGCGAATTCCAGCAGATCAGGTGAAAGTTCGCACTAAGCGTTTGACAGATCTGTTCTACAGTTACGAGCCGTACGTAGGAAAGTACGTACCTGGCGATCGACAGAAAGTTTTGGTTACTGAAATATCTCACGACAAAAAGCATTACGTTGGTCATAACAAATGCTACGAACAAGTTCTCCTGCCCATGGATAAAAACCTGCTGGGAAAACTTGTGGAG GTTGAAATCGTTGGCATTACCAAGTTCAGCATGCACGCAAAGGTGGTCCAAGAAGAGAAAGATTGGATAAAATGTACCACATTGGAGAACAAAGGACAAGCATTGGAAGTGGACGGCAATGCTATTAAAATTGTCAACAAAGACGAGCAAAAAACAAATTCGTATACAGTCGTATTATTGTTCGCTTTCGTATCCTGCGCCATTGCACTCGTTTGTCGCTATATCATGATTTCACTGTAG
- the LOC134211698 gene encoding translation initiation factor eIF-2B subunit gamma → MSAIISTNEFQAVVFAAGKGSRFPEILEGRPKCLLPIGSYPLIWYPLKLLQRHGFQDVIIIVLEHEKFEIQQKIEKHPLKLKIEYFSLSGDSDVGTADALRQISDRIKTDVVLLSCDTLVDFSLYPALKQFREQNASLVGLLVQSEISNVVVPGPKMKYKSDQDLFGICPESSRLVFMGSVSDFENDFQIPGHLLRQNGEIDIRSGLLDAHVYIVKKWIVDYLELNANFSTLKGELLPFIVKKQLSSFSHPQGLSEKPISEINVDVKGKHILEFAPESSLDTKIQDSSIFNKVASTLNDVIRCYAVVTPPKSFGIRINTLPSFCYANQQIYNIFPALTELPVTALVATNCVVKSNQIASTAIGDQSVISEKTSINASTIGANCVISPKVRLTNCTLMDHVIVEENVTLENCIVCEKSIIKSNSLLRNSLIGSNYTVPVNTKKDNVHLSNSAGFMEI, encoded by the exons ATGTCTGCGATAATATCGACGAACGAGTTTCAGGCAGTGGTGTTTGCAGCAGGAAAAGGCAGTCGATTTCCAGAGATACTCGAAGGGCGGCCAAAATGCCTTCTTCCCATCGGATCCTATCCCCTGATTTGGTATCCACTGAAGTTGCTGCAAAGACACGGATTTCAAG ACGTTATTATTATTGTTCTCGAGCACGAAAAATTCGAAATCCAGCAAAAAATAGAGAAGCATCCTCTCAAGCTGAAAATCGAATACTTCAGTCTTTCTGGAGATTCAGATGTCGGTACAGCGGATGCCCTACGCCAAATATCGGACAG GATCAAAACTGACGTGGTACTTCTGTCGTGTGACACACTCGTCGATTTCAGTCTGTATCCGGCCCTGAAGCAATTTCGCGAGCAAAATGCTTCCCTTGTTGGGCTGCTCGTTCAAAGCGAAATCAGCAACGTCGTCGTACCGGGTCCGAAAATGAAATATAAATCCGACCAGGATCTGTTCGGGATTTGTCCCGAGTCGAGCCGGTTGGTGTTCATGGGCTCAGTGAGTGACTTTGAAAACGATTTTCAAATACCGGGTCATTTGTTACGCCAAAACGGTGAAATTGATATCCGCAGCGGATTGCTGGATGCCCATGTGTATATCGTAAAGAAATGGATAGTAGATTACCTTGAATTA AATGCAAATTTTTCTACTTTAAAAGGAGAACTGCTGCCGTTTATTGTTAAGAAGCAGTTGAGTTCATTCTCACATCCTCAAGGACTATCAGAGAAAccaatttctgaaataaatgtAGACGTCAAAGGGAAGCATATACTAGAG TTCGCGCCCGAAAGCTCCCTTGACACGAAAATTCaggattcttccatctttaACAAAGTAGCTTCTACACTAAATGATGTTATTCGATGCTATGCGGTGGTCACGCCCCCAAAATCGTTTGGAATAAGAATCAATACGCTCCCATCTTTTTGCTACGCCAATCAACAG ATTTACAATATATTTCCTGCTCTCACGGAACTTCCTGTCACTGCCCTGGTTGCTACCAATTGTGTTGTGAAATCGAATCAGATAGCATCAACTGCTATAGGGGATCAATCTGTTATATCGGAAAAGACGTCAATTAATGCCTCAACTATTGGGGCGAACTGCGTTATCAGCCCTAAGGTACGGTTAACCAACTGTACGCTAATGGACCATGTTATTGTCGAGGAAAA TGTGACCCTTGAGAACTGCATTGTTTGTGAGAAATCGATTATAAAATCAAATTCATTACTTCGAAATAGTTTGATCGGATCCAATTACACTGTGCCTGTCAATACAAAAAAGGATAATGTCCACCTGTCGAACAGCGCTGGATTCATGGAGATATAA
- the LOC134211695 gene encoding uncharacterized protein LOC134211695 → MKQQLDECMLTEKPTPQQLQELQHLIQRCRIKVSESDVALEPPSLSKINADNSASRPTGAIRKNVRDDVRRNASEKLSLELPDTMDRASMSQPPPVVLTTKTVSLPPSTNQQVEKSTAWNFVPATTFSEKTPIAKTDFMANLGLSMADSVSIAQQNTESYGNRPPLHCETAVGGTSHQFRNDVPQLFAQGQNPAPLLQRASHEQLIARQVMPRDLPEFSGDPEDWPIFLSSFNHSTLACGYSHIENLSRLQRSLKGNALKAVRFYLLSPESVPDVIKTLQTLYGHPEVIINKLIRNVRECPTPKAEKLETLLEFGITVRNLTQHLLATQHHAHLMNPILLQEVVEKLPASVKLQWAQYIQIIPAVSLSTFSDFMTSVMESISKVCSYVGSQPKPKEKSNVFSHVEVSQDNHVGREPVESKPGKKCSLCAEDRHRLKDCKSFKDSTVENRWKIVHNFKLCRTCLNFHGRRPCRSSARCGIGECLFRHHPLLHTEAKSSPEQVNNVNLSYHHCGQSVLFRIIPITIHGSTKSVNTFALLDEGSSTTLIESELAALLEVEGPIMPLCLKWTANMARSEDESQIISIEVSERGKRIRYRLENARTVRSLNFSPQTLRFGELEEKFRHLVGLPVQSYEAAVPRLMIGLRNLSLAVPQKVREGENGPIAVKTRLGWCVYGCFAPKQTSEQINYHLCDCNVEVKLDNLLKDYFCMEDIGGVSKVLESKEETRAKDILKRTTQKIGDRYQTGLLWRYDCIELPDNYPMALRRLECLERRMNRDEKLKATVHRQIKEYQDKGYAHPATEDELTSADPKRIWYLPLGVVTNPKKPEKVRLVWDAAAVTNGISLNSVLIAGPDLLTPLPFVLFRFRLMPFAVTSDITEMFHQIEIIPNDRNSQRFLFRNQPTEAPTIFLMDVATFGATCSPTIAQYIKNENAKKYKTHYPRAVEGILKGHYVDDYLDSFATMDEAKKVASEVRYVHSKAGFALHNWSSNSKDILDHLNESPQSVVKDLTLAKSVYTERVLGMQWYSEIDVLSFSLMFSTEIEAIVESNTRPTKRQMLKCMMSIFDPLGLLASFLIHGKVLMQEVWRSGISWDEPVSEKIFEQWQKWIAMFDQLKRIRIQRCYFEGANIEMYRFLQVHVFVDASETAYAAAVYYRTMKPDGTPQCTLVTAKAKVAPLKYHSIPRLELMAAVLGTRLLSLF, encoded by the coding sequence ATGAAGCAACAATTGGATGAATGCATGTTAACGGAAAAGCCGACCCCGCAGCAACTTCAAGAATTACAACATCTAATTCAACGATGTCGAATAAAGGTTTCGGAATCAGACGTAGCTCTTGAACCGCCATCCCTATCGAAGATAAACGCCGACAACTCTGCAAGTCGACCGACAGGTGCAATACGTAAGAATGTCAGAGACGACGTAAGAAGAAATGCATCAGAAAAGTTGTCATTGGAGCTGCCCGATACAATGGACAGGGCATCAATGTCCCAACCACCACCGGTGGTGCTAACTACTAAAACAGTTTCGTTGCCGCCTTCGACAAATCAACAAGTAGAAAAGTCTACCGCGTGGAACTTTGTTCCAGCCACGACGTTTTCCGAAAAAACACCGATAGCCAAAACGGATTTCATGGCTAACTTGGGTCTGTCAATGGCGGATTCCGTATCAATAGCTCAACAGAATACTGAGTCTTATGGTAACCGTCCCCCTTTGCACTGTGAAACAGCTGTAGGTGGGACATCACATCAATTTCGGAACGATGTTCCGCAACTGTTCGCTCAGGGGCAAAATCCAGCACCTTTGTTGCAGCGAGCGTCTCATGAACAGCTTATAGCTCGGCAAGTCATGCCGCGAGACTTGCCTGAGTTTTCGGGCGACCCCGAAGATTGGCCTATATTCCTAAGCAGTTTCAACCATTCGACACTAGCCTGTGGATATAGCCATATTGAAAACTTGAGTCGACTTCAAAGGAGCTTGAAAGGCAACGCACTGAAAGCAGTCCGCTTTTACCTGTTATCTCCGGAATCAGTGCCTGATGTTATTAAGACGCTACAAACGCTGTACGGACATCCCGAGGTTATCATTAACAAATTGATACGGAATGTGCGAGAGTGTCCAACCCCAAAAGCAGAAAAATTAGAAACCCTACTGGAGTTCGGAATCACAGTGCGGAATCTTACTCAACATCTACTAGCGACTCAGCATCATGCACACCTGATGAATCCAATCCTGCTGCAGGAGGTCGTCGAGAAACTGCCAGCCAGCGTGAAGCTTCAGTGGGCCCAGTACATCCAAATCATTCCTGCTGTTTCTTTGAGCACGTTCAGCGACTTCATGACGTCCGTTATGGAATCCATTAGTAAAGTTTGCTCATACGTAGGAAGCCAGCCTAAGCCCAAAGAAAAAAGTAATGTATTTTCTCATGTCGAGGTTAGTCAGGACAATCATGTAGGGAGAGAACCAGTAGAATCCAAgccaggaaaaaaatgttcactaTGTGCAGAAGACAGACATCGCCTCAAAGATTGTAAATCGTTCAAAGATAGTACTGTTGAAAACCGTTGGAAAATTGTTCATAATTTTAAGCTATGTCGTACCTGTCTAAACTTCCACGGTCGTCGTCCATGTAGAAGTTCTGCTCGCTGTGGAATTGGGGAGTGTCTTTTCCGCCACCATCCATTGTTACACACTGAAGCTAAAAGTTCACCAGAGCAAGTAAATAACGTCAATCTATCGTATCATCATTGTGGTCAATCAGTGCTGTTTCGAATAATCCCCATCACGATTCACGGCtcaaccaaatcggtcaacaCCTTCGCTCTTCTGGACGAAGGCTCGTCTACTACTCTCATCGAAAGTGAACTCGCCGCACTACTCGAGGTGGAAGGACCGATCATGCCACTTTGCCTGAAGTGGACTGCGAATATGGCTCGCTCGGAAGATGAATCTCAAATAATTTCTATAGAAGTGTCCGAACGTGGTAAACGGATACGTTATCGACTGGAAAACGCTCGTACAGTACGCAGTTTGAATTTCTCACCACAAACCTTGCGATTTGGCGAACTGGAAGAAAAATTTCGGCACTTAGTTGGCCTTCCCGTACAAAGCTATGAAGCTGCTGTCCCAAGATTAATGATCGGTTTACGTAACTTGTCATTAGCTGTACCGCAGAAAGTGAGAGAAGGCGAAAACGGGCCGATAGCAGTAAAAACTCGCTTAGGTTGGTGCGTTTACGGATGCTTCGCTCCGAAACAAACTTCGGAACAGATAAACTACCACCTTTGTGACTGCAATGTTGAAGTAAAACTTGATAACTTGCTCAAGGACTACTTCTGCATGGAGGATATCGGAGGAGTCAGCAAAGTATTAGAATCAAAAGAGGAGACTAGAGCCAAGGACATCTTGAAACGTACTACGCAAAAAATTGGTGATCGATATCAAACAGGGCTCCTTTGGCGATACGATTGTATTGAATTGCCAGACAATTATCCCATGGCTCTTCGAAGGTTGGAGTGcttagaaagaagaatgaatcgCGATGAGAAGCTCAAAGCGACCGTTCATCGACAAATAAAGGAGTACCAAGACAAAGGGTATGCCCATCCTGCCACAGAAGACGAACTGACCAGTGCCGATCCGAAACGCATCTGGTACTTGCCACTAGGAGTCGTTACAAATCCAAAAAAACCGGAGAAAGTGCGACTAGTTTGGGATGCGGCAGCTGTAACAAATGGAATTTCGCTCAACTCGGTACTTATTGCAGGGCCCGACCTTTTGACTCCTTTGCCTTTCGTCTTATTCCGTTTTCGTCTTATGCCGTTTGCAGTAACTAGCGATATTACGGAAATGTTCCATCAGATTGAAATAATCCCGAACGATCGAAATTCTCAACGTTTCCTGTTTCGAAATCAACCCACTGAAGCTCCTACCATATTCCTTATGGATGTCGCTACCTTTGGGGCGACTTGTTCGCCCACGATTGCTCAATACATTAAAAATGAAAACGCCAAGAAGTACAAAACCCATTATCCGAGAGCGGTAGAAGGAATCTTAAAAGGACATTATGTAGATGACTATTTAGATAGTTTTGCCACCATGGACGAGGCGAAAAAGGTAGCATCCGAAGTACGATATGTACATTCCAAGGCTGGATTTGCTCTTCATAACTGGTCGTCGAATTCAAAAGACATATTAGATCATCTGAACGAGTCGCCGCAATCAGTGGTGAAGGATTTGACCTTGGCGAAAAGCGTCTACACTGAACGTGTGCTTGGTATGCAGTGGTATTCAGAAATTGACGTACTATCATTTTCCTTGATGTTCTCTACAGAAATCGAAGCTATAGTCGAGTCCAATACTAGACCCACGAAAAGACAAATGTTGAAATGCATGATGTCTATCTTTGACCCCTTAGGTCTCTTGGCTTCCTTTCTAATCCATGGCAAGGTACTAATGCAGGAAGTTTGGCGAAGCGGAATCAGTTGGGATGAACCTGTTAGCGAGAAGATTTTCGAGCAATGGCAAAAGTGGATTGCTATGTTCGACCAACTGAAAAGAATTCGAATTCAACGATGCTACTTTGAAGGAGCCAATATTGAAATGTACCGGTTCCTGCAGGTACATGTATTTGTAGATGCTAGCGAAACAGCCTATGCCGCAGCTGTCTACTACAGGACGATGAAACCAGATGGAACTCCTCAGTGTACCTTAGTAACTGCAAAAGCTAAAGTGGCTCCACTGAAATATCATTCAATTCCTCGTCTCGAACTGATGGCTGCAGTACTTGGGACACGTCTGCTATCTTTGTTCTAG